From Hymenobacter sedentarius, a single genomic window includes:
- a CDS encoding MFS transporter: MNRPAVEVLKMGRFRYLTRAVWLLSLVSLFTDLASEMLYPVMPMYLQSIGFSVFFIGVLEGVAEAVAGLSKGYFGQWSDRLGRRAPFVQLGYGLSAVSKPLLAVLATPAWVLLARTIDRLGKGLRTGARDALLSDETTPADRGKVFGFHRSMDTLGAVLGPLAALLWLSAHPGKFRPLFLWAFLPGVVAVLITFALHERGAVPSGRPVVPFWASFRYWRQASGSYRRVVGGLLVFALVNSSDAFLLLLARQRGLPATQVIGLYILYNVTYVASAWPLGHLADLLGSRRLMVAGLVMFAAVYGGVAFAHERWEFAALFMLYGVYAAATEGVGKAWVSTLCAKTDTGAALGTYAGLSSLAALGASTGAGLLWQWYGPLATFGLAAAVTLGVAAYLAGVRVVRLPEQQLFSA; encoded by the coding sequence GTGAACCGACCCGCCGTAGAGGTACTTAAAATGGGACGCTTTCGCTACCTGACCCGGGCCGTGTGGCTGCTTTCGCTGGTCAGCCTCTTCACTGATTTGGCCAGCGAAATGCTGTATCCGGTCATGCCGATGTACTTGCAGTCCATCGGCTTTTCCGTGTTTTTTATCGGGGTGCTGGAGGGCGTGGCTGAGGCGGTAGCGGGGCTGAGCAAGGGCTACTTTGGGCAGTGGTCGGACCGGTTGGGCCGGCGCGCGCCCTTTGTGCAGTTGGGCTACGGGCTGAGCGCGGTGTCGAAGCCACTGCTGGCGGTGCTGGCCACGCCGGCCTGGGTACTGCTGGCCCGCACCATCGACCGGCTGGGCAAAGGGCTGCGCACGGGGGCCCGGGATGCGCTGCTGTCGGACGAAACCACGCCCGCTGACCGGGGCAAAGTATTCGGGTTTCACCGTTCCATGGACACACTGGGCGCGGTGCTGGGGCCACTGGCGGCGCTCTTGTGGCTGAGCGCACATCCGGGGAAGTTCCGGCCGTTGTTTCTGTGGGCTTTCCTGCCCGGGGTGGTGGCGGTGCTCATCACGTTTGCCCTGCATGAGCGGGGTGCCGTGCCATCGGGCCGGCCCGTGGTGCCGTTCTGGGCGTCTTTCCGCTACTGGCGGCAGGCTTCCGGCTCCTACCGCCGGGTGGTGGGCGGGCTGCTGGTGTTTGCCCTGGTCAACAGCTCCGACGCGTTTTTGCTGCTGCTGGCCCGGCAGCGGGGCCTACCCGCAACGCAGGTTATAGGCCTTTATATTCTCTACAACGTGACCTATGTGGCCAGCGCCTGGCCCCTGGGCCACTTGGCCGACCTCCTCGGCTCGCGCCGCCTGATGGTAGCGGGCTTGGTGATGTTTGCCGCCGTCTACGGCGGCGTGGCCTTCGCGCACGAGCGGTGGGAATTTGCCGCCCTGTTTATGCTCTACGGGGTGTACGCCGCCGCTACCGAGGGCGTGGGCAAGGCCTGGGTGAGCACGCTGTGCGCGAAAACCGATACGGGCGCGGCGTTGGGCACGTACGCGGGCCTGAGCAGCTTGGCTGCGCTGGGGGCCAGCACCGGGGCTGGCCTGCTGTGGCAATGGTACGGCCCGCTGGCTACGTTTGGGCTGGCGGCTGCGGTCACGTTGGGCGTGGCCGCGTACCTGGCAGGGGTGCGGGTCGTAAGGCTACCCGAACAGCAGTTGTTTTCCGCTTAG
- a CDS encoding DMT family transporter, protein MLRDYLKLHFIVLLWGFTAVLGKLLTVPPVELVFWRTLLASTGLAVLLVARRAVWRIPAGQAVRLMSVGTLVAAHWITFFLAARLSSVSVCLAGLATLALWTSLLEPLLLWRRVRGYEVGLGLITMVGLYLVSQAELDQLLGLGVAVLSAGLSALFSVLNAKLIKSHPPLRLTFYEMLGACLSIALFFPVYSHYFTQGQGLQLAWHGYDWLWLGLLAGVCTVYAFSTSVELMKRLSPFAVNLTINLEPVYGIGLAVLVFGSKERMATGFYLGTLLIVFSVLIHPLVARLMKDKQPEPTPPITV, encoded by the coding sequence TTGCTGCGCGACTACCTCAAGCTTCATTTCATTGTGCTCCTGTGGGGCTTCACGGCCGTACTGGGCAAGCTGCTGACGGTGCCGCCGGTGGAGCTGGTTTTCTGGCGCACGCTGCTGGCCTCCACGGGCCTGGCGGTGCTGCTGGTGGCGCGGCGGGCCGTGTGGCGCATTCCGGCGGGTCAGGCGGTGCGGCTGATGAGCGTGGGCACCCTGGTGGCCGCGCATTGGATTACGTTCTTTCTGGCGGCCCGGCTTTCGTCGGTGAGCGTGTGTCTGGCGGGCCTGGCCACGCTGGCGCTGTGGACGTCATTGCTCGAGCCACTGCTGCTGTGGCGGCGCGTGCGCGGCTACGAAGTTGGGCTGGGCCTGATTACGATGGTGGGCCTCTACCTAGTGAGCCAGGCCGAGCTGGACCAGCTCCTGGGCCTGGGCGTGGCGGTGCTGTCGGCGGGGCTCTCGGCGCTGTTTAGCGTCCTGAATGCCAAGCTGATTAAGTCGCACCCGCCCTTGCGGCTCACGTTTTATGAGATGCTGGGTGCCTGCCTGAGCATCGCGCTGTTCTTCCCGGTGTACAGCCATTACTTCACCCAGGGCCAGGGGCTGCAGCTGGCCTGGCACGGCTACGACTGGCTCTGGCTGGGCCTGCTGGCCGGCGTGTGCACCGTCTACGCGTTTTCTACCTCGGTTGAGCTGATGAAGCGCCTCTCGCCCTTTGCCGTCAACCTGACCATCAACCTGGAGCCGGTGTACGGCATTGGGCTGGCCGTGCTGGTCTTTGGCAGCAAAGAGCGCATGGCCACGGGCTTCTACCTGGGTACGCTGCTTATCGTGTTCAGCGTGCTCATTCACCCGCTGGTGGCCCGCCTGATGAAGGACAAGCAGCCCGAGCCCACGCCGCCCATCACGGTTTAA
- a CDS encoding glycosyltransferase, with protein sequence MLACVGVQLFYAAYFFWPFARRAPEATAEVPGPDAEPVSIVVCARNELHNLRRLLPLLLQQDYPAGFEIVLVDDRSDDDTYLYAQQLAQYYHEKVRLVSVARTPRDFAPKKYALTLGIKATRHARLLFTDADCIPATNQWLRLMQRGFANHGAAPADLVVGFSAYVEAPGFLNKLIRYETLLTGAQYLSFAWRGWPYMGVGRNLAYTRACFTATKGFASHIRQLSGDDDLLVQDAVRKGQRVAVVADAAAHTLSEPAATWAAWWRQKRRHLSAGRAYRLTDRLRIGTFLLANMLFYLAVVVLLFYPNIWVPLAVVCTLRTLFVSAVYARLSSRLHQPVIVGLLPVLDLVYFSQYLALGISLFLNRTLRWK encoded by the coding sequence TTGCTTGCGTGCGTAGGGGTGCAGCTCTTTTACGCCGCGTATTTCTTCTGGCCCTTTGCCCGCCGCGCCCCGGAAGCCACGGCCGAAGTGCCCGGGCCCGATGCTGAGCCGGTTTCCATCGTCGTGTGCGCCCGCAACGAACTGCACAACCTGCGCCGCCTGTTGCCGTTGCTGCTCCAGCAAGACTACCCCGCCGGCTTCGAAATCGTCCTCGTCGACGACCGCAGCGACGACGACACCTACCTCTACGCCCAGCAGCTCGCCCAGTACTACCACGAAAAAGTGCGCCTCGTGAGCGTGGCCCGTACACCCCGCGATTTTGCGCCCAAGAAATACGCCCTCACGCTGGGCATCAAAGCCACCCGCCATGCGCGGCTGCTGTTCACCGATGCCGACTGCATTCCGGCCACCAACCAGTGGCTGCGCCTCATGCAGCGTGGCTTCGCCAACCACGGTGCGGCACCGGCCGATTTGGTGGTTGGCTTCTCGGCCTATGTCGAGGCGCCGGGCTTTCTCAATAAGCTGATTCGCTACGAAACCCTGCTCACTGGCGCCCAGTACTTAAGCTTTGCCTGGCGCGGCTGGCCCTACATGGGCGTGGGCCGCAACCTGGCCTATACCCGGGCCTGCTTCACGGCCACCAAGGGCTTTGCCTCGCACATCCGCCAGCTCAGCGGCGACGACGACCTGCTGGTGCAGGACGCCGTGCGCAAGGGCCAACGCGTGGCCGTGGTGGCCGATGCGGCGGCCCACACCCTCAGCGAGCCCGCCGCCACCTGGGCTGCTTGGTGGCGCCAAAAACGTCGGCATTTATCGGCTGGGCGGGCGTATCGGTTAACCGACCGTTTGCGGATAGGCACCTTCTTACTGGCCAATATGTTATTCTATTTGGCTGTGGTTGTGCTATTATTTTACCCAAACATTTGGGTACCTTTGGCGGTGGTATGCACCCTCCGAACTTTGTTTGTGAGTGCCGTGTATGCCCGTCTAAGCAGCCGCCTTCACCAGCCCGTAATCGTCGGGCTGCTTCCCGTGCTCGACTTAGTTTATTTTTCTCAATATCTGGCCTTAGGAATCTCGCTGTTCCTTAACCGAACCCTTCGATGGAAGTAA
- a CDS encoding LptF/LptG family permease, which yields MNILDKYIIKKFLAAFFFSVVILVSVICVIDFTEKNDDFIQHNLSMSKIIFGYYIFLFPYFANLLSPITIFIAVVFVTAQLAARTEIVAILASGVSFKRLMLPYAMGGAVVGLLIFGLIGWVLPLGNKSRVAFERAYIKLPYRFQGRNVHIKIGPRSYVYMESYDNTSNIGFHFALETVDGTLLRRRLTADAINWDSTKHMWHLSPQLVRTFHGAQDEKLETVAARDTTLNLYPKDFASTYRLAETLTLPELNAYIKTKIERGADDTQLYLSEKYERYSYPFAIVILTLIGVILSARKSRAGVGGQIALGFVLAFVFIIFVMLSRNLAQVGSLAPLIAAWIPSMVFSVIGLALYRFVPK from the coding sequence GTGAATATCCTCGACAAATACATAATTAAGAAATTTCTAGCCGCGTTTTTCTTCTCGGTGGTAATTCTCGTGTCGGTGATTTGCGTGATTGATTTCACCGAAAAAAACGACGATTTTATTCAGCACAATTTGTCGATGTCGAAAATTATTTTCGGCTATTATATTTTTCTGTTTCCCTATTTCGCCAATCTGCTTTCGCCGATTACCATATTTATTGCCGTCGTTTTTGTGACGGCGCAGCTGGCGGCACGCACCGAGATTGTCGCCATTCTGGCCAGCGGCGTGAGCTTTAAGCGGCTGATGCTGCCCTATGCCATGGGCGGCGCGGTGGTGGGGCTGCTGATATTTGGGCTGATTGGGTGGGTGCTGCCGCTTGGCAATAAATCGCGGGTGGCGTTTGAGCGGGCGTACATCAAGCTGCCTTACCGATTTCAGGGGCGCAACGTGCACATCAAAATTGGGCCGCGCAGCTACGTGTACATGGAGAGCTACGACAACACCAGCAACATCGGCTTCCATTTTGCGCTCGAAACCGTGGACGGTACCCTGCTGCGCCGCCGGCTCACGGCTGATGCTATCAACTGGGACTCGACCAAGCACATGTGGCATTTATCGCCGCAGCTGGTGCGCACGTTCCACGGCGCGCAGGATGAAAAGCTCGAAACCGTAGCAGCCCGCGACACCACCCTGAACTTGTACCCCAAGGATTTTGCCAGCACGTACCGCCTGGCCGAAACCCTTACCCTGCCCGAGCTGAACGCCTATATCAAAACCAAGATTGAGCGCGGGGCCGACGACACCCAGCTGTACTTGAGCGAGAAATACGAGCGGTACTCCTACCCGTTTGCCATTGTGATTCTCACGCTGATTGGCGTCATTCTCAGCGCTCGAAAATCGCGGGCCGGCGTGGGCGGGCAAATTGCGCTGGGCTTTGTGCTGGCCTTCGTATTCATCATTTTTGTGATGCTGAGCCGCAACCTGGCGCAGGTGGGCAGCCTCGCGCCGCTGATAGCGGCATGGATACCCAGCATGGTGTTCAGTGTAATTGGGCTGGCGCTGTACCGCTTCGTGCCGAAGTAG
- a CDS encoding DegT/DnrJ/EryC1/StrS family aminotransferase, translated as MRSQDHDRLFLSPPHLGRHEINYVHKAIEDNWVAPAGPNLTGFEADICQATGVAHCVALSSGTAAIHLGLILLGVGPGDEVLCPSFTFVATANPILYVGATPVFVDSEADTWNLCPDRLREAITDRIARGKKPKALLLVHLYGMPARLTEILAIAAEYELPILEDAAEALGSCFNNKPLGSFGTVGVFSFNGNKILTTSGGGALVTNDAALAQKARFLATQAKDDAPHYQHSEVGYNYRLSNILAGIGRGQMELLCERVKRRREIFAWYKEHLACLPGLGVAPATEPAGSRSNRWLTTVLLDPTETTATPETVRLQLETHNVESRPLWKPLHLQPLFVGAPMYGGSVCANLFDRGLCLPSGTAMTEADLRRVAEAVAEGLPVPVS; from the coding sequence ATGCGTAGCCAAGACCACGACCGCCTTTTTCTATCCCCTCCGCACCTGGGCCGGCACGAAATAAACTACGTGCACAAAGCCATCGAGGACAACTGGGTGGCGCCGGCGGGGCCCAATCTGACCGGCTTCGAGGCCGACATTTGCCAGGCTACTGGCGTGGCGCATTGCGTGGCGCTGTCGTCGGGCACGGCCGCCATTCACCTGGGGCTGATTCTACTCGGAGTGGGCCCCGGCGACGAGGTGCTCTGCCCCTCCTTTACCTTCGTGGCTACGGCCAACCCCATTCTGTACGTGGGCGCAACGCCAGTTTTTGTAGACAGCGAAGCTGACACCTGGAACCTGTGCCCCGACCGCCTGCGCGAAGCCATTACCGACCGCATTGCCCGGGGCAAAAAGCCCAAGGCCCTGCTGCTGGTGCACCTTTACGGCATGCCGGCCCGGCTCACCGAGATACTGGCCATCGCGGCCGAGTACGAGCTGCCCATCCTCGAAGACGCAGCCGAAGCGCTGGGCTCGTGTTTCAACAATAAGCCGCTGGGTAGCTTCGGCACGGTTGGCGTGTTTTCCTTCAACGGCAACAAGATTCTGACCACCAGCGGCGGCGGCGCGCTGGTGACCAACGACGCGGCCCTGGCCCAGAAAGCCCGGTTCCTGGCTACTCAGGCCAAGGACGACGCGCCCCACTACCAACACTCGGAAGTGGGCTACAACTACCGCCTGAGCAACATCCTGGCCGGCATTGGCCGCGGGCAGATGGAGCTGCTATGCGAGCGGGTGAAGCGGCGCCGCGAAATTTTTGCGTGGTATAAGGAACACCTCGCCTGCCTGCCCGGCCTCGGCGTGGCCCCGGCCACCGAGCCCGCCGGCAGCCGCTCCAACCGCTGGCTCACCACGGTGCTGCTCGACCCCACCGAGACCACCGCCACCCCGGAAACCGTGCGGCTGCAGCTCGAAACCCACAACGTGGAAAGCCGCCCGCTCTGGAAGCCGCTGCACCTGCAGCCCCTGTTTGTGGGCGCGCCTATGTACGGCGGCTCCGTTTGCGCCAACTTATTTGACCGCGGCCTGTGCTTGCCCAGCGGCACCGCCATGACGGAAGCCGACCTGCGCCGGGTAGCCGAGGCCGTAGCCGAAGGCCTGCCCGTACCCGTGAGCTAA
- a CDS encoding trans-sulfuration enzyme family protein, with amino-acid sequence MNIIPKITPIYQTSVFKFEDLDAVQQYFDEPGSRYLYSRNGNPNSDELADAVNRWEGGAGAVATGSGMAAIFAALMTYCQAGDHVLCAADIYGGSAALLNQELARLGVSVSYVPFEELYNLRPYVQASTKLLLCETMSNPLLRVVDLRAMATECHQHNLKLVIDNTFATPVLTKPLAYGADLVLHSVTKYLAGHSDVTAGAVVARTAEDAARLRQIGTVFGLTLSPMESWLSVRGMKTMRLRVAAHSHNAQQVAEFLEVHPTVEAVYYPGLLTHPQHVLAATQGHGLFSGMLSFRLPDDVAVVNRFMQRSQRFPFAPSLAGVDSSCSHPLYTSHRALTEEQQAALGITVGLIRLSVGIEPVEELLADLAHALA; translated from the coding sequence ATGAACATCATCCCCAAAATCACCCCGATTTACCAAACTTCCGTCTTCAAGTTTGAGGACTTGGACGCCGTGCAGCAGTACTTCGACGAGCCGGGCAGCCGGTACCTGTACTCGCGCAATGGCAACCCCAACAGCGACGAGCTGGCCGATGCCGTGAACCGCTGGGAAGGCGGGGCCGGCGCCGTGGCCACCGGCTCGGGCATGGCCGCCATTTTTGCGGCGCTGATGACCTACTGCCAGGCCGGCGACCACGTGCTGTGCGCGGCCGATATCTACGGCGGCTCGGCGGCGCTGCTGAATCAGGAACTGGCGCGCCTGGGGGTGAGCGTGAGCTACGTGCCGTTTGAGGAACTGTACAACCTGCGGCCGTACGTGCAGGCCAGCACCAAGCTGCTGCTCTGCGAAACGATGAGCAACCCCCTGCTGCGCGTGGTAGACCTGCGGGCAATGGCCACCGAATGCCACCAGCACAACCTGAAGCTGGTGATAGACAATACTTTTGCCACGCCGGTGCTCACCAAGCCACTGGCGTACGGCGCCGATTTGGTGCTGCACAGCGTGACCAAGTACCTGGCCGGCCACTCCGACGTGACCGCCGGGGCCGTAGTAGCCCGCACCGCCGAAGATGCCGCCCGCCTGCGGCAGATAGGCACGGTGTTCGGCCTGACGCTTAGCCCCATGGAAAGCTGGTTGAGCGTGCGGGGCATGAAAACCATGCGCCTGCGGGTGGCTGCGCACAGCCACAACGCCCAGCAAGTAGCTGAGTTTCTCGAGGTGCACCCCACTGTGGAGGCCGTTTACTACCCCGGCTTGCTCACGCACCCGCAACACGTGCTGGCGGCCACGCAGGGCCACGGGCTGTTCAGCGGCATGCTGTCGTTTCGGTTGCCGGATGATGTGGCGGTGGTCAACCGCTTTATGCAGCGGTCCCAGCGGTTTCCGTTTGCGCCCTCGCTGGCGGGCGTCGACTCGTCGTGCTCGCACCCGCTCTATACCTCTCACCGCGCCCTCACCGAAGAGCAGCAGGCCGCGTTGGGCATCACCGTTGGGCTAATTCGCCTGAGCGTAGGCATTGAGCCGGTGGAAGAGCTACTGGCCGATTTGGCTCACGCCCTGGCCTAG
- the tgt gene encoding tRNA guanosine(34) transglycosylase Tgt has protein sequence MTFDLLAQDPATKARAGCLETAHGAIETPIFMPVGTAGTVKAVSQQTLKEDIQAQIILGNTYHLYLRPGLDVLRAAGGLHQFNGWDRPILTDSGGYQVYSLSNTRKIKEEGVKFRSHIDGSQHLFSPEGVMDIQRVIGADIIMAFDECTPWPCEYDYAARSLDMTHRWLQRCIQRFDSTEGLYGYQQALFPIVQGSTFKDLRIKSAEFIAAQGREGNAIGGLSVGEPAELMYEMTELVCDILPKDKPRYLMGVGTPANILENIALGVDMFDCVMPTRNARNGMLFTTQGIMNVTNKKWANDFTPIDAELGGPASTFYTRAYVRHLFQCQEMLGPQIASAHNLTFYLWLVKEARKQIVAGTFAPWKERMVKQVMTRL, from the coding sequence ATGACTTTTGACCTTCTCGCCCAAGACCCCGCCACCAAAGCCCGCGCCGGCTGCCTAGAAACGGCCCACGGGGCCATCGAAACGCCCATTTTCATGCCCGTGGGCACGGCCGGCACCGTGAAAGCGGTATCGCAACAAACCCTGAAAGAGGACATCCAAGCCCAGATTATTCTCGGCAACACCTACCACCTTTACCTGCGGCCGGGCCTCGACGTGCTGCGGGCGGCCGGCGGCCTGCACCAGTTCAACGGCTGGGACCGCCCCATTCTCACCGACAGCGGCGGGTACCAGGTGTATTCGCTCAGCAACACCCGCAAAATCAAGGAAGAGGGCGTGAAGTTTCGCTCGCACATCGACGGCAGCCAGCATTTGTTTTCGCCCGAGGGCGTCATGGACATTCAGCGCGTCATCGGGGCCGACATCATCATGGCCTTCGACGAGTGCACGCCCTGGCCCTGCGAGTACGACTACGCCGCCCGCTCGCTCGACATGACGCACCGCTGGCTGCAGCGCTGCATTCAGCGCTTCGACAGCACCGAAGGCCTCTACGGCTACCAACAGGCGCTTTTCCCGATTGTGCAAGGCAGCACGTTCAAGGACTTACGCATCAAGTCGGCCGAGTTTATTGCGGCCCAGGGCCGCGAGGGCAACGCCATCGGCGGGCTGAGCGTGGGGGAGCCCGCCGAGCTGATGTACGAAATGACCGAGCTGGTGTGCGACATCCTGCCCAAGGACAAGCCGCGCTACCTGATGGGCGTGGGCACCCCGGCCAACATCTTGGAAAACATCGCATTGGGCGTGGACATGTTCGACTGCGTGATGCCGACCCGCAACGCCCGCAACGGCATGCTCTTCACCACGCAGGGCATCATGAACGTGACGAATAAGAAGTGGGCCAACGATTTTACGCCCATCGACGCCGAACTAGGCGGGCCCGCCAGCACGTTCTATACCCGAGCCTACGTGCGCCATTTGTTTCAGTGCCAGGAAATGCTGGGCCCGCAAATTGCTTCGGCCCACAACCTCACCTTTTACCTATGGCTGGTGAAAGAAGCGCGCAAGCAAATCGTGGCCGGCACGTTTGCCCCCTGGAAAGAGCGGATGGTGAAGCAGGTGATGACAAGGCTGTAG
- the ispE gene encoding 4-(cytidine 5'-diphospho)-2-C-methyl-D-erythritol kinase — protein MLVFPNAKLNLGLYVTERRPDGFHNLETVFVPLPWTDALELLPAEAGHATSITLTGRPIPGSPATNLCVRAYELLQADFPQLPTVQMYLHKIVPIGAGLGGGSADAAFALKAANDLFGLELTVEMLESYARRLGADCAFFIRNKPVLAVERGDVFEEIELNLLGTGCVVVYPNLHIGTPEAFAGIVPQRPAHHLREAVAQPLETWRATVSNDFEASLAPAHPVLADIKQQLYGAGAAYASLSGSGSALYGLWPAAAAVPALQWPPDYTVWQGVL, from the coding sequence ATGCTCGTTTTCCCCAACGCCAAACTCAACCTCGGCCTCTACGTGACCGAGCGCCGCCCCGACGGCTTCCACAACCTGGAAACGGTGTTTGTGCCGCTGCCCTGGACCGATGCGCTGGAGCTGTTGCCGGCCGAAGCGGGCCATGCCACCAGCATCACGCTCACCGGCCGCCCCATCCCCGGCAGCCCCGCCACCAACCTCTGCGTGCGGGCCTACGAGCTGCTGCAAGCCGATTTTCCGCAGCTGCCGACGGTCCAGATGTACCTGCACAAAATCGTGCCCATCGGGGCGGGCCTGGGCGGCGGCTCGGCCGATGCCGCCTTTGCCCTGAAGGCCGCCAATGACTTGTTTGGCCTGGAGCTCACGGTGGAAATGCTGGAAAGCTACGCCCGGCGGCTGGGCGCCGACTGCGCCTTCTTCATCCGCAATAAGCCGGTGCTGGCTGTGGAAAGGGGCGATGTTTTTGAGGAAATTGAGCTGAACCTGTTGGGCACCGGGTGCGTGGTGGTTTACCCCAATCTGCACATCGGCACGCCCGAGGCATTTGCCGGCATTGTGCCGCAGCGGCCCGCGCACCACCTGCGCGAGGCCGTGGCCCAGCCCCTGGAAACCTGGCGAGCCACGGTGAGCAATGACTTTGAAGCGTCGCTGGCACCCGCCCACCCGGTGCTGGCCGACATCAAGCAGCAGCTGTATGGGGCGGGCGCGGCTTACGCCAGCTTATCCGGTTCGGGCTCTGCCTTGTACGGTCTGTGGCCGGCTGCGGCAGCCGTTCCGGCCCTGCAGTGGCCCCCCGACTACACCGTGTGGCAAGGCGTGCTTTAA
- a CDS encoding acetyltransferase: MTKLFFSEYEEMEAGAPIVIFGAGGLGREVLLLLQQLNLSHPRWDVRGFYDDLAPATPTVAGLPYLGTSADLNATAVPLAVAVAVGSSAGRAAVVARLTSARLSFPVLVHPQVMLAPHQRVSLGEGCIVQQGCLLTCDIELGRFVLLNLGCTVGHDAVLGDFCSLMPHANVSGAAQLGAGTYLGTNATVIQGVRIGDNTIIGAGAVAVRDLPANVTAVGVPARELKMKNED; this comes from the coding sequence ATGACCAAGTTGTTTTTCTCGGAATATGAAGAAATGGAAGCCGGCGCGCCTATCGTCATTTTTGGCGCGGGGGGCCTGGGGCGGGAGGTGCTGCTGCTGCTGCAGCAGCTCAACTTGAGCCACCCCCGCTGGGACGTGCGCGGCTTCTACGACGACTTGGCCCCCGCCACGCCCACCGTGGCCGGCCTCCCCTACCTGGGCACCAGCGCCGACCTCAACGCCACCGCAGTGCCGCTGGCCGTGGCCGTGGCCGTGGGCAGCTCGGCCGGGCGGGCCGCCGTGGTGGCCCGGCTAACCTCGGCGCGGCTATCGTTTCCGGTGCTGGTGCACCCGCAGGTGATGCTGGCCCCGCACCAGCGTGTTTCGCTGGGCGAGGGCTGCATCGTGCAGCAAGGCTGCCTGCTGACCTGCGATATTGAGCTGGGCCGCTTTGTGCTGCTCAACCTGGGCTGCACCGTGGGGCACGACGCCGTGCTCGGCGATTTTTGCTCGCTGATGCCCCACGCTAACGTGAGCGGCGCCGCCCAACTGGGCGCTGGCACCTACCTCGGCACCAACGCCACCGTTATCCAGGGCGTGCGCATTGGCGACAACACCATCATCGGGGCTGGGGCGGTGGCCGTGCGCGATTTACCGGCCAACGTGACTGCGGTGGGCGTCCCCGCCCGGGAATTAAAAATGAAGAATGAAGACTGA
- a CDS encoding sugar transferase: MPAPASFYVRHGKRLLDVAIALPLLVLALPLLAGAAGLAAAQNRGRVLFRQVRPGWHGRSFVLYKIQTMTDARDPAGHLLPDAARLPALGRWLRATSLDELPQLWNILRGDLSLVGPRPLLPEYLLLYSPTQARRHEVRPGLTGWAQVNGRNAISWEEKFALDVWYVDNISWRLDMNILWRTAGRVLRGSGVATPGHATTVAFQGSPPPSVSP; this comes from the coding sequence GTGCCCGCTCCCGCTTCTTTTTACGTCCGCCACGGCAAGCGCCTGCTTGACGTGGCCATTGCCCTGCCGCTGCTGGTGCTGGCCCTGCCGCTACTAGCTGGCGCCGCCGGGCTGGCCGCAGCCCAAAACCGGGGCCGGGTGCTGTTTCGGCAGGTGCGGCCGGGCTGGCACGGGCGCTCCTTCGTGCTTTATAAAATTCAAACCATGACGGACGCGCGCGACCCGGCCGGCCACCTCCTGCCCGATGCCGCGCGCCTGCCCGCCCTAGGCCGCTGGCTGCGCGCCACGTCGCTCGATGAGCTGCCCCAGCTCTGGAACATCCTGCGCGGCGACCTGAGCCTGGTGGGCCCGCGCCCGCTGCTGCCCGAGTACCTGCTCCTGTACTCCCCCACCCAGGCCCGCCGCCACGAGGTGCGCCCCGGCCTCACGGGCTGGGCGCAGGTAAACGGCCGCAACGCCATTTCGTGGGAAGAAAAATTCGCCCTCGACGTATGGTACGTGGATAATATATCGTGGCGTCTGGATATGAACATCTTGTGGCGCACCGCCGGGCGGGTGCTGCGCGGCAGCGGCGTGGCCACGCCCGGGCACGCCACCACCGTGGCCTTCCAGGGCAGCCCCCCTCCCTCCGTTTCCCCGTAG
- a CDS encoding RNA polymerase sigma factor, whose protein sequence is MEVNNQDIQKQFSAKAKHDFKLIRAAVDNGDEKAYAELMHIYKKPVYHVVLKMVRNQDDAEDLTIEAFAKAFRNLHKFNPEYAFSTWLFRIATNNCIDFIRKNKIKTMSIDSAIKVDNGDEITIDFRDNDLNPAEHAVRNQKIEIMRHVVSRLPDKYQRLVSLRYFDELSYEEIATELKAPLGTVKAQLHRARELLYDMVKHTKQII, encoded by the coding sequence ATGGAAGTAAACAATCAGGATATTCAAAAGCAGTTTTCAGCCAAAGCCAAGCACGACTTTAAGCTGATTCGCGCCGCCGTGGACAACGGCGACGAGAAAGCTTATGCCGAGCTGATGCACATCTACAAGAAGCCCGTTTACCACGTGGTACTCAAGATGGTACGCAACCAGGACGACGCCGAAGACCTGACCATCGAGGCATTTGCCAAGGCATTTCGCAACCTGCACAAGTTCAACCCCGAGTACGCTTTCAGCACCTGGCTATTTCGGATTGCAACCAACAACTGCATTGATTTTATCCGTAAGAATAAAATCAAAACCATGTCCATTGACTCGGCTATTAAAGTCGATAACGGCGACGAAATCACCATCGATTTCCGCGACAATGACCTGAATCCGGCCGAGCACGCCGTGCGCAATCAGAAGATTGAAATCATGCGCCACGTGGTGTCGCGCCTGCCCGATAAATACCAGCGCCTCGTATCGCTGCGCTATTTCGACGAGCTCAGCTACGAGGAAATTGCCACCGAATTAAAAGCCCCGCTCGGCACCGTCAAAGCCCAGCTGCACCGCGCCCGCGAGTTGCTCTATGACATGGTGAAGCACACCAAGCAAATTATTTAA